The proteins below are encoded in one region of Methanoculleus taiwanensis:
- the xseB gene encoding exodeoxyribonuclease VII small subunit — MMSRYEEMLAELREIVRKIEDGDTGLDESIALYERGSLLVKQCEDLLTTAELKLTELGRD; from the coding sequence ATGATGAGTAGATATGAAGAGATGCTCGCAGAACTGCGGGAGATTGTACGGAAGATCGAAGACGGAGATACCGGTCTTGACGAGAGTATCGCTCTCTATGAACGCGGTTCGCTGCTCGTGAAACAGTGCGAAGACCTGCTCACGACTGCAGAGCTGAAACTCACCGAGCTCGGGCGGGACTGA
- a CDS encoding DNA-binding protein translates to MGDDELADLRRRRMEQLQRQAADQQSMEDELERQKQMESQIHMVLMQILEPEARERLNTIKLTKPDFAKAVEQQLVMLAQSGRIRQRITDDQLKELLKQLVPSKRDYKITRK, encoded by the coding sequence ATGGGAGACGACGAACTCGCTGATCTTCGTCGCCGGAGAATGGAGCAGCTGCAGCGGCAGGCGGCGGATCAACAGTCGATGGAGGACGAGCTCGAGCGGCAGAAGCAGATGGAATCCCAGATTCACATGGTGCTGATGCAGATACTCGAACCGGAAGCGAGAGAGCGGCTCAATACCATCAAGCTGACGAAGCCGGACTTTGCAAAGGCTGTCGAGCAGCAGCTCGTCATGCTTGCGCAGAGCGGCCGGATCCGGCAGCGGATCACGGACGACCAGCTGAAAGAGCTGCTCAAGCAGCTTGTCCCCTCGAAGAGAGACTACAAGATAACGCGAAAGTGA
- the ftsY gene encoding signal recognition particle-docking protein FtsY, whose product MFDSLKAKLKGIRNKFGSSIEEAAGSVPPEPAVEQQAAAVPAIPAPAESESVQKPLSTEKPAPSPLPAAKEAKIAPAPPREERDKPSFFNKFKVLVTERELLLKEKDIAEPLFELEMVLLENDVALPVTDEIISRMKEELVGKHRKIGSSVDDLVLATLRSALCGVLGEGLDLCDYIRQHDRPVKILFTGVNGTGKTTTVAKVGHYLTKNGFSVVIGAGDTYRAGAIEQIRTHADRLGIKVIQHQQGADPSAVLFDAVQYAKAHDIDVVLADTAGRFHNRANLMNQLEKIRRVMKPDLVIYVDEAVAGNDAVIRADEFNKTVGTDAVVLTKADMDPKGGAAISVAHTVGKPIVFLGTGQGYDDIMPFAPREVVEVLLGGEA is encoded by the coding sequence ATGTTCGATTCTCTCAAAGCGAAGCTGAAAGGTATTCGGAATAAGTTCGGCTCCAGCATCGAGGAGGCCGCGGGATCGGTTCCTCCGGAGCCGGCGGTAGAGCAGCAGGCGGCTGCCGTACCCGCCATCCCGGCACCGGCAGAGAGCGAATCCGTGCAAAAGCCCCTTTCGACGGAGAAGCCGGCACCATCCCCGTTACCGGCTGCGAAAGAGGCGAAGATCGCACCGGCACCGCCGAGAGAGGAACGCGACAAACCCTCGTTTTTCAATAAGTTCAAGGTGTTGGTCACCGAGCGCGAGCTCCTTCTGAAGGAGAAGGATATCGCAGAACCGCTCTTTGAACTTGAGATGGTGCTGCTCGAGAACGACGTGGCACTGCCGGTAACGGACGAGATTATCTCGAGGATGAAGGAGGAACTCGTCGGGAAGCACCGGAAGATCGGCTCGTCGGTCGACGATCTCGTCCTTGCGACGCTTCGGAGCGCCCTCTGCGGCGTGCTCGGCGAGGGGCTCGACCTTTGTGACTACATCCGGCAGCACGATCGCCCGGTGAAGATCCTCTTTACCGGGGTGAACGGTACCGGGAAGACTACGACGGTGGCGAAAGTCGGCCACTATCTCACGAAGAACGGCTTTTCGGTTGTTATCGGTGCCGGTGACACCTATCGTGCGGGAGCGATCGAGCAGATCAGGACGCACGCCGACCGGCTCGGCATCAAGGTCATCCAGCACCAGCAGGGCGCCGACCCGTCCGCCGTCCTCTTCGATGCGGTGCAGTACGCAAAAGCGCACGATATCGACGTCGTCCTTGCGGATACCGCGGGACGGTTCCACAACCGTGCGAACCTTATGAACCAGCTCGAGAAGATCCGCCGGGTCATGAAGCCCGATCTCGTCATCTACGTCGACGAGGCGGTCGCCGGAAACGACGCGGTCATCAGGGCGGATGAGTTCAACAAGACGGTCGGCACCGATGCGGTCGTCCTGACGAAGGCCGATATGGATCCGAAGGGAGGCGCTGCCATCTCTGTAGCCCACACCGTCGGTAAGCCCATCGTCTTCCTCGGCACCGGGCAGGGCTACGACGATATCATGCCGTTCGCCCCGCGCGAAGTCGTGGAAGTCCTCCTCGGAGGTGAAGCCTGA
- a CDS encoding 50S ribosomal protein L39e has protein sequence MSKVTKGRKVRLAKACEQNRRVPAWVMIRTNRSVVSHPYRRNWRKSTLKV, from the coding sequence ATGAGCAAAGTAACGAAAGGCCGGAAGGTCCGGCTGGCAAAGGCGTGCGAGCAGAACCGCCGCGTGCCTGCATGGGTGATGATAAGAACAAACCGGAGCGTCGTTTCGCACCCGTACCGGCGCAACTGGAGAAAGAGTACGCTGAAGGTGTAA
- a CDS encoding YhbY family RNA-binding protein, translated as MDKEMIHHLKATIWIGKRGCTDVMIDEIKRQIKDRKVIKVKWLRNTEIDPEAIAAAAGADLINVRGRTMVLAERTSRRSR; from the coding sequence ATGGATAAAGAGATGATCCATCATCTGAAGGCCACGATCTGGATCGGGAAACGGGGCTGCACTGATGTTATGATCGATGAGATCAAACGGCAGATCAAGGATCGGAAAGTGATTAAGGTCAAATGGCTCCGGAACACGGAGATCGATCCGGAAGCGATAGCAGCTGCCGCCGGCGCCGACCTCATCAACGTGCGAGGCCGCACGATGGTGCTTGCAGAGCGGACCTCCCGGCGCTCCAGATGA
- the xseA gene encoding exodeoxyribonuclease VII large subunit: MDCSGNVGHPDLHGTPILRVSEVSGMICTLLEDSRLQHIWVRGEVTNYKNHGSGHRYFSLGEQNGRGNAVINCAMWRTNARRLDFEPQNGMDVLVLGSVEVYEPHGKYQLIVRDILPAGRGEKHLLIEEWKTELAREGLFAEEKKRPLPRFPSRVGVVTSPTGAALQDIVTIISRRFPVEIVLSPATVQGEAAHREIAQAIRRIDGLVDVLIVGRGGGSFEDLFPFNHPDVVRAVAGCTTPVISAVGHEVDTALCDFAADVRAPTPSGAAERAVPDRQELLKEAEGLAGRMQSHLLRRLAEKRREVEDLRARMHPARLGRRINERMQRLTEQEEHLRRAVTVRMERNRLHLAELRARIESRSHVAILRQGYCIAAKDGRVVRSVRELAPEDRITLCMQDGRSRVIVEDLDYDE, translated from the coding sequence ATGGACTGCTCCGGCAACGTAGGCCATCCCGACCTGCACGGAACGCCGATTCTCCGCGTCTCCGAGGTCTCGGGGATGATATGCACCCTCCTTGAAGACTCACGGCTGCAGCATATCTGGGTGCGGGGCGAGGTGACCAACTACAAAAACCACGGTTCGGGCCACCGCTACTTCTCGCTCGGAGAGCAGAACGGCAGGGGAAACGCCGTCATTAACTGCGCCATGTGGCGAACGAACGCACGCCGTCTCGATTTTGAGCCGCAAAACGGCATGGACGTTCTGGTGTTGGGATCGGTCGAGGTATACGAGCCGCACGGAAAGTACCAGCTTATCGTCCGGGATATCCTGCCGGCCGGCCGGGGGGAAAAGCACCTTCTCATCGAGGAGTGGAAGACCGAGCTCGCACGGGAAGGGCTCTTCGCGGAGGAGAAGAAACGCCCCCTGCCCCGGTTTCCGTCCCGGGTAGGCGTCGTCACCTCCCCGACCGGCGCAGCGCTACAGGATATCGTCACCATCATCTCGCGCCGTTTCCCGGTCGAGATCGTCCTCTCACCGGCGACGGTGCAGGGGGAAGCGGCGCATCGCGAGATCGCACAGGCAATCCGGAGAATAGACGGGCTCGTCGACGTCCTCATCGTCGGGCGCGGCGGAGGGAGTTTCGAAGACCTCTTCCCCTTTAATCATCCCGATGTCGTCCGTGCCGTTGCAGGGTGCACGACACCGGTTATCAGCGCCGTCGGGCACGAGGTCGACACGGCGCTCTGCGACTTCGCCGCCGACGTGCGGGCGCCCACGCCGTCGGGTGCGGCGGAGCGCGCGGTTCCCGACCGGCAGGAGCTCCTGAAGGAGGCGGAAGGGCTTGCCGGGCGGATGCAGTCGCACCTGCTCAGAAGGCTCGCGGAGAAGAGACGGGAGGTCGAAGACCTGCGGGCACGGATGCACCCCGCGAGACTCGGCCGCCGGATCAACGAGCGAATGCAGCGTCTCACCGAGCAGGAGGAGCACCTCCGCCGGGCGGTCACCGTCAGGATGGAACGCAACCGGCTGCACCTGGCGGAGCTTCGCGCCCGGATCGAGAGCAGGAGCCATGTAGCCATCCTGCGGCAGGGGTACTGCATCGCCGCAAAGGACGGCCGGGTCGTCCGGTCCGTCCGCGAGCTTGCCCCGGAAGACCGGATCACTCTCTGCATGCAGGATGGACGGAGCAGAGTTATCGTGGAGGATCTTGACTATGATGAGTAG
- a CDS encoding ribonuclease P protein component 4, producing MAGKARKINHRKIARERIEVLFRQAAAFHPENPAWSNRCVELARKIGMRHRVRIDRRFKRQFCRRCNAFLVPGENMRVRIHRGRVIVTCLLCGHRARYPVVRSQHG from the coding sequence ATGGCAGGGAAGGCACGCAAGATCAATCACAGGAAGATTGCCCGTGAACGGATCGAGGTGCTCTTCCGACAGGCAGCAGCATTCCACCCGGAGAATCCGGCGTGGAGCAACCGCTGTGTGGAACTCGCACGTAAGATCGGAATGCGCCACCGGGTGCGGATCGACCGTCGGTTCAAACGGCAGTTCTGTCGCCGTTGCAATGCATTTCTTGTGCCGGGAGAAAATATGAGAGTGCGGATACATCGGGGGCGGGTGATCGTCACCTGCCTTCTCTGTGGACATAGGGCACGATATCCGGTAGTGAGGTCACAGCATGGATAA
- a CDS encoding 30S ribosomal protein S19e, with product MTTVYDIPADMFIRQVAEELKKTPEVQPPDWAAFSKTGVHREMPPENPDWWYIRSASILRRVYVDGPVGIQRMRSFYGGKRDRGSNPYRFRRGSGSILRKALQQLEAAGYVSQNKDGRIVTAAGRSFMDNIANSMKAQAVEIAPGLSKY from the coding sequence ATGACAACCGTATATGACATTCCTGCTGATATGTTCATTCGGCAGGTAGCAGAAGAACTGAAGAAAACTCCCGAGGTTCAGCCCCCCGACTGGGCGGCGTTCAGTAAGACGGGAGTACACAGAGAGATGCCCCCCGAAAACCCCGACTGGTGGTACATTCGTTCCGCATCGATACTGCGGCGCGTCTATGTCGACGGACCTGTCGGCATCCAGCGGATGCGCAGTTTCTACGGCGGAAAGCGCGACCGGGGCTCGAACCCCTACCGGTTCAGGAGAGGCAGCGGGTCGATCCTGCGCAAAGCCCTCCAGCAGCTCGAAGCTGCCGGATACGTCTCACAGAATAAGGATGGACGCATCGTCACCGCGGCCGGCAGGTCTTTCATGGACAACATCGCGAACAGCATGAAAGCCCAGGCCGTCGAGATTGCGCCCGGTCTTTCAAAATATTAA
- the rpl18a gene encoding 50S ribosomal protein L18Ae translates to MANQKYEVVGAVRINNTWKPYTTVVEAPSEGLAVERMFCTIGSKHRLKRNYISVKAVNVVAGE, encoded by the coding sequence ATGGCAAATCAGAAGTATGAGGTAGTCGGTGCGGTGAGGATCAACAACACGTGGAAGCCCTACACCACCGTTGTTGAAGCTCCGAGCGAGGGTCTCGCTGTTGAGCGCATGTTCTGCACCATCGGAAGCAAACACCGCCTTAAGAGAAATTATATCAGCGTCAAGGCAGTTAACGTAGTAGCTGGTGAATGA
- a CDS encoding translation initiation factor IF-6 has translation MSSTTDLAGDPNIGVYARVFEDVAVVYPTTPESFRSVLREELDVDLLVTPIQGSEIIGSLLAGNSRGFVVSGLVSDEERAALGEYRDVYLLEGSMNAAGNVILANDYFAAVHPDMEVDVAEEIGAFLGVPVVRVSLGGVKTVGMAGFATNKGVLVHSRAGEAEIAALERVTDLPIGRGSINMGSGLVGTGLLANTKGYVAGTYTSGFELGRVEEVFGFLE, from the coding sequence ATGAGCAGTACAACCGATCTTGCCGGTGACCCGAATATCGGTGTGTACGCCCGTGTATTTGAGGACGTCGCAGTCGTATACCCGACGACGCCGGAGAGTTTTCGCTCCGTGCTCCGGGAGGAACTGGACGTCGACCTGCTCGTCACGCCCATCCAGGGAAGCGAGATCATCGGATCGCTGCTCGCCGGCAACAGCCGGGGATTCGTGGTAAGCGGTCTTGTCTCCGATGAAGAGCGGGCAGCGCTCGGGGAGTACCGTGATGTGTACCTCCTCGAGGGCTCCATGAACGCCGCCGGAAACGTCATCCTTGCAAACGACTACTTCGCTGCCGTCCACCCCGACATGGAGGTCGACGTAGCGGAGGAGATAGGAGCGTTCCTCGGTGTTCCGGTCGTCCGCGTCTCTCTCGGCGGAGTCAAGACCGTCGGTATGGCGGGATTCGCCACCAACAAAGGTGTTCTGGTTCACTCCCGTGCGGGAGAGGCCGAGATCGCGGCGCTCGAACGGGTGACCGACCTTCCCATCGGCCGCGGATCGATCAACATGGGGAGCGGCCTTGTGGGAACGGGTCTCCTTGCCAACACGAAGGGGTATGTTGCAGGTACGTATACGAGCGGTTTCGAGCTCGGTAGAGTTGAAGAAGTATTTGGGTTTTTGGAGTGA
- a CDS encoding DUF7411 family protein, with protein sequence MKAGVLFSGGKDSALAAIMLARDYDVELNTFVFDPEREMPGVEAAAAALGLPLRKRIFGNDVLDEAVAMVLRCRYPNDAINMVHRRAIEDLCRDYTVVGDGTRWNDRVPMLARPEVQRIEALYRCSYIRPLLGYGKPEVERLAGRFLVVTYGETGTIENGDYEQELRSKVRSCGIDPATLFPEHHRQSLVIGITDRYKST encoded by the coding sequence ATGAAAGCCGGTGTTCTCTTTTCCGGAGGGAAAGACAGCGCGCTTGCGGCGATCATGCTTGCACGCGATTACGACGTGGAACTGAACACCTTCGTGTTCGACCCGGAGCGGGAGATGCCTGGCGTCGAGGCTGCAGCAGCCGCACTCGGCCTCCCACTCAGGAAACGCATCTTCGGGAACGACGTCCTCGATGAGGCCGTGGCCATGGTGCTGCGGTGCCGCTACCCGAACGATGCCATAAATATGGTGCACCGGCGGGCGATCGAAGACCTCTGCCGCGACTATACCGTGGTGGGGGACGGCACCCGCTGGAACGACCGGGTTCCCATGCTGGCACGGCCGGAGGTGCAGCGCATAGAAGCACTCTATCGCTGCTCGTATATCCGACCGCTGCTCGGCTACGGCAAACCCGAGGTTGAGCGCCTCGCCGGGAGATTCCTGGTGGTTACATACGGTGAGACGGGAACAATCGAGAACGGGGACTACGAACAGGAACTCCGTTCAAAGGTTCGTTCCTGCGGGATAGATCCGGCGACACTCTTTCCCGAGCACCACCGGCAGTCGCTGGTGATCGGTATCACCGACAGATACAAATCGACGTGA
- a CDS encoding sugar phosphate isomerase/epimerase family protein: protein MGRFAVSSMLFHEYPSEYIFDYVAESGLDGIEFWVETPHFWLRGRPEDELLRCIDNHPEFAPITLHAPTLDLNPTSINPRVAAASIEYTVEAIALAERIGAGVVTIHPGKRTARRVPSAYDYERFERYIGRIRDAAEGKQVRVAIENMEPKVNSLLYTPESAAELLEREPWLYFTLDMGHALMTSVGEAIRYIDLAGERLVNVHVSATKNGRPHYPIHPDENAKLILEALAERGYAGYLTLELQDLHFSHELTSEEKILLLMKEQAVLRDIMA from the coding sequence ATGGGTCGCTTCGCCGTTTCGAGCATGCTCTTCCACGAGTATCCTAGCGAGTACATCTTCGACTACGTTGCCGAGTCCGGCCTTGACGGCATCGAGTTCTGGGTCGAGACCCCGCACTTCTGGCTCCGCGGGAGGCCCGAGGATGAACTTCTGCGCTGCATCGACAACCACCCTGAGTTTGCTCCGATCACGCTCCACGCGCCGACGCTCGATTTAAATCCGACCTCCATCAACCCGCGGGTCGCCGCTGCCTCGATAGAGTACACCGTCGAGGCGATCGCGCTCGCGGAGCGGATAGGTGCAGGGGTGGTGACGATACATCCCGGCAAGAGGACGGCCCGGCGCGTCCCGAGTGCGTACGACTACGAGCGTTTCGAGCGTTACATCGGCCGCATCAGAGATGCGGCGGAAGGAAAGCAGGTGCGCGTCGCGATCGAGAATATGGAGCCGAAAGTGAATTCGCTCCTTTACACGCCCGAAAGTGCCGCAGAGCTCCTCGAGCGGGAGCCGTGGCTGTACTTCACGCTCGATATGGGGCATGCCCTGATGACCTCGGTCGGGGAGGCGATCCGGTATATCGATCTTGCCGGGGAACGGCTCGTGAACGTCCACGTCAGTGCAACGAAGAACGGCCGGCCGCACTACCCTATCCATCCCGACGAGAACGCGAAGCTGATCCTGGAAGCGCTTGCCGAACGCGGATACGCCGGTTACCTCACACTTGAGCTCCAGGATCTCCATTTCAGCCATGAACTTACATCCGAAGAGAAGATCCTGCTGTTGATGAAAGAGCAGGCAGTCCTCCGCGATATCATGGCCTGA
- a CDS encoding hemolysin family protein, with product MVVVDILTVEIILFLVCLLLSGFFSSSEVALISITRAKVRALVSQNRSGAAALDTLKRSPDHILITILIGNNIVNVAAASLATAIAIGFYGDAGIGIATGVVVLLMLIFGEIGPKMYAARNTESLALRVSKPILLLSRVLYPLLWGFDRAKRRFAFGPGLTEPVVTEAEIKEWIDVGEEEGTIEQEEREMLYSVLRFGDTTVREVMTPRFDVVLIDDASTVESAVTIFNETGFSRIPVYHDHIDNVVGLLNVKDVFASVFRQRSNATIKDLKHDPYFVPESKKIDELLKELQVRKVHMAVVLDEYGSFTGIITVEDMLEELVGEIMDEFDEEEPEVQELEEGVYIVDARTWVERLNEDLRIDLPEDESYESIGGLVLDRLGHIPRRGEVVKIEESNTTLVVMQMRGRRITKVKIILPPPPAAELH from the coding sequence ATGGTAGTCGTAGATATTTTAACTGTAGAAATTATCCTGTTTCTCGTTTGTTTGCTTCTGTCCGGATTTTTCTCAAGTTCCGAGGTTGCACTGATATCGATAACGCGTGCAAAGGTGCGTGCGCTCGTCAGTCAGAATCGGAGCGGAGCGGCAGCTCTGGACACGCTAAAGCGTTCACCTGATCACATCCTGATAACCATCCTGATCGGGAACAATATCGTCAATGTTGCTGCGGCATCGCTCGCAACCGCGATAGCGATCGGCTTTTACGGGGATGCGGGTATCGGTATCGCGACCGGTGTCGTCGTGCTGCTGATGCTGATCTTCGGCGAGATCGGGCCGAAGATGTACGCCGCCCGCAACACCGAGAGCCTCGCGCTCCGGGTCTCAAAGCCGATCCTCCTCCTCTCGCGGGTTCTCTACCCCCTGCTCTGGGGATTCGACCGTGCGAAGCGCCGTTTTGCGTTCGGCCCGGGGCTGACCGAACCCGTCGTTACGGAGGCGGAGATCAAGGAGTGGATCGACGTCGGCGAGGAGGAGGGAACCATCGAGCAGGAAGAGCGGGAGATGCTCTACTCGGTGCTCCGGTTCGGCGACACGACCGTCCGCGAGGTGATGACGCCGAGGTTCGACGTCGTGCTGATCGACGACGCGAGCACGGTCGAGAGTGCCGTCACCATCTTCAATGAGACAGGTTTTTCACGAATACCGGTCTATCACGATCACATCGACAACGTTGTCGGGCTGCTGAACGTCAAAGATGTCTTTGCCTCGGTCTTCCGCCAGCGGTCGAACGCGACGATCAAAGACCTGAAGCACGATCCGTACTTCGTCCCGGAGAGCAAGAAGATCGACGAGCTCCTCAAGGAACTCCAGGTCCGGAAAGTCCATATGGCCGTCGTCCTCGATGAGTACGGATCGTTCACCGGTATCATCACGGTCGAGGATATGCTTGAAGAACTCGTCGGTGAGATTATGGACGAGTTCGACGAGGAGGAGCCCGAGGTGCAGGAGCTCGAGGAGGGGGTATATATCGTCGATGCCCGCACCTGGGTCGAGCGGCTCAATGAGGATCTCCGGATCGACCTCCCTGAGGATGAGTCGTACGAGAGCATCGGCGGCCTTGTGCTCGATCGTCTCGGGCATATCCCGCGACGGGGCGAAGTGGTCAAGATCGAGGAGAGCAATACGACGCTCGTCGTAATGCAGATGCGCGGGCGGAGGATTACGAAGGTGAAGATTATCCTCCCGCCGCCGCCCGCGGCGGAGCTGCACTGA
- the purN gene encoding phosphoribosylglycinamide formyltransferase yields MCPERAIPKKRIAVLASGRGSNFQAVIDGIASGFIPAVCVGLITDNPSAYAIERAKRAGVPVTVVDFREFRSKQEYEGALLDAMKGCEADLFVLAGYMRILGQQIVHVFSGRMMNIHPALLPAFSGLHAQRQALEYGVRVSGCTVHLVDEGMDTGPIVLQRCVPVLDGDDVETLSERILAEEHRALPEAVRLFCENRLSVEGRRIRIR; encoded by the coding sequence ATGTGTCCAGAGAGAGCTATTCCGAAGAAACGGATCGCCGTCCTTGCTTCGGGGAGGGGTTCCAACTTTCAGGCCGTTATCGACGGTATCGCATCGGGCTTTATCCCGGCGGTCTGCGTCGGGCTGATCACCGACAATCCGTCCGCGTATGCAATCGAGCGTGCGAAACGGGCCGGTGTTCCGGTCACGGTCGTCGACTTCAGAGAATTCCGGAGCAAGCAGGAGTACGAAGGCGCGCTCCTCGATGCCATGAAGGGGTGCGAGGCCGACCTCTTTGTCCTTGCAGGGTATATGCGGATCCTCGGGCAGCAGATCGTGCACGTCTTCTCCGGGCGTATGATGAACATCCATCCCGCTCTGCTTCCTGCCTTTTCAGGCCTGCATGCACAGCGCCAGGCGTTGGAGTACGGCGTCCGGGTCTCCGGGTGCACCGTTCACCTGGTCGATGAAGGCATGGATACGGGCCCTATCGTCCTGCAGCGGTGTGTGCCGGTGCTCGACGGCGACGATGTGGAGACGCTCTCCGAGCGAATCCTCGCAGAAGAACACCGGGCACTCCCGGAAGCGGTCAGGCTCTTCTGCGAGAACCGGCTATCGGTTGAGGGGCGGCGTATCCGGATCCGGTGA
- the pfdA gene encoding prefoldin subunit alpha, which produces MDSVDPREVQTLQMYLNEYGQQMEVLAQQLNLIEQQRLESLAAVESIQALGQSDDGAVLLPIGGGAVVRAKVLDPEHVMVNIGSDVVVERTHADAVEYLQDRITELEALGKKVAGSLEQLRGQVNEISRRLEAVYRQRGQPPQPGQGGR; this is translated from the coding sequence GTGGACTCTGTAGATCCCCGCGAGGTTCAGACGCTCCAGATGTACCTGAACGAGTACGGTCAGCAGATGGAGGTTCTCGCGCAGCAGCTCAATCTGATCGAGCAGCAGCGGCTTGAGTCGCTCGCTGCCGTCGAGTCGATCCAGGCACTCGGGCAGAGCGACGACGGGGCAGTACTCCTCCCTATCGGCGGCGGTGCGGTCGTGCGTGCGAAGGTTCTCGATCCCGAGCACGTGATGGTTAACATCGGCTCCGATGTGGTCGTCGAGCGTACCCATGCCGACGCGGTAGAGTATCTGCAGGATCGCATCACTGAACTTGAAGCGCTTGGCAAGAAGGTGGCCGGCTCTCTGGAACAGCTCCGAGGGCAGGTGAACGAGATCTCCCGCAGGCTCGAAGCCGTATACCGGCAGCGAGGTCAGCCACCTCAGCCTGGCCAGGGTGGTCGCTAG
- a CDS encoding 50S ribosomal protein L31e, translating to MAEILKEHIYVVPLRDVKRSPRWKRCNTAIKDIRSFLVQHMKSEDIKLDSTINEKVWEHGSGKPPRKIRIRAMKFEDGQVQAELAEE from the coding sequence ATGGCCGAGATACTCAAAGAACATATCTATGTCGTCCCCCTGCGCGATGTGAAGCGCTCTCCCCGGTGGAAGAGATGCAACACCGCCATCAAGGATATCAGGTCGTTCCTCGTGCAGCACATGAAGAGCGAGGATATCAAGCTCGACAGCACCATCAACGAGAAGGTCTGGGAACACGGCAGTGGGAAGCCGCCGAGAAAGATCCGCATCCGTGCGATGAAGTTCGAGGACGGCCAGGTTCAGGCCGAACTCGCAGAGGAGTGA